One Pleuronectes platessa chromosome 9, fPlePla1.1, whole genome shotgun sequence genomic region harbors:
- the nek1 gene encoding serine/threonine-protein kinase Nek1 isoform X3 — protein MDKYEKLKKIGEGSFGKALLVRSKEDGHQYVIKEIGISGMPNRERQESRKEVAVLAKMSHPNIVQYKDSFEEAGCLFIVMDYCEGGDLFKKINSQKGVLFSEDQIMDWFVQICLALKHVHDRKILHRDIKSQNIFLTKDGTVQLGDFGIARVLNSTVELARTCIGTPYYLSPEICENKPYNNKSDIWALGCVLYEMCTLKHAFEAGNMKNLVLKIIRGSYPAVSFHYSQELRSLLAQLFKRNPRERPSVSTVLDKPYLSCRIEKFLTPQLIAQEFRHTPLLKQPKVGVLQGAPAKRSAAGSIPLTPAQKITKPAAKYGVPLTAKKFSDGAKKPAERKPAVKHKPAPLPAPSQRREDKEERKKQEEGIRKKKMELIEKERNQREQMFLFKAEQMKRYEKEKCFVGGRNRAAGVGAPVPGSVPSKSPYEAYHAALDHMSKPRPKDIGREASSATPGSPIRSVPAAAGPVLPSSPAHLLNHDAIKRELQRLQFISVQARFSRQRGQVAPGRANQVEEFLQRKREAMLNKVRAEGQLGTRQNLAALYGSRAGSAQCRRPRANKEEEEYLKKLRQIRLLNFNERQQIKARLRGEKYDSDGSDSQESSEEAELRRRKIEALKAQANARAAVLKEQLEKKRKEAYEREKRAWQDHLVVRGMKVGMAAGNAAAAAAVAVSTTSDSPLPQPNLSPPEEVTNTPALPPSKTSTPVISMTAALKNVGAITPLKAILPVLETATVIQTEKKQILHRLNQNLKAQCPGEEGKEAVPSPAEPSAVPQENPSDSKSRPCSNGDRKKWDAAELPILPVAQQTLEQTCATMIKTSVSPDERPSSGGDRKKWEAGLPLVLSVAQQTLEKTCITTIEQTSGEVIKMDLLQEEAQRKMWRVSPDSQVLRLLQEAEPQPLTQQLENVYVCEKEILCLDKSNQAAVPEMERTPKEVLTSEPTPSAVLLSPAFEKESSAPTESSHQETSVAGTIETVTLPPDLTEAHDLADVESVVLEDTPKQALRRPAGVQQAWEQDAQQQMPSEGSKRPTGTKEVERSVEKPTESSSLPQCEEPLFTKLCSPAHRRTAALSVLSAQSSMDESSSSLASRSRSVSPLRNKHHNSLLIGLSTGMFDANNPKMLRTCSLPDLSRLFSAQQDSAVAGNANVAPDNNLEIEDLDEAAKDDDQSETEDAYEDEDLQDIRASMERLLQEDEDEDLMSGPPEVGAGDFNGNPSESQDKEFFNRIAAEIDQDNNQMAVDNDDEEDDDDEEEEEGEEEEEEDDEDDDDDECSNGSPGDVEAGELLTNGVGDENHSNNSQLNEEWQSDGSGEEQGGDAELHDSIFSRLEELRFNLEQQMGFEKFIEAYNKIKAIHEDEDENIDLGSSLVLSILGTEHQHLYPNILHLVMADGAYQEDNDD, from the exons ATGGACAAGTACGAAAAGCTGAAGAAAATCGGGGAAGGCTCATTTGGAAAAGCCCTCCTTGTCAGATCAAAAGAGGATGGACACCAGTATGTCATCAAGGAGATTGGCATATCTGGA ATGCCAaacagagagaggcaggaatCTCGAAAGGAAGTCGCCGTTCTTGCCAAAATGAGTCACCCCAACATTGTCCAGTATAAGGATTCTTTTGAAG AAGCGGGTTGTCTGTTTATTGTGATGGACTACTGTGAGGGCGGAGACCTCTTCAAGAAGATCAACTCTCAGAAAGGAGTACTGTTCTCTGAAGATCAA ATCATGGATTGGTTTGTGCAGATTTGCCTGGCACTGAAGCATGTTCATGATCGTAAAATACTGCACAGGGACATCAAATCACAG AATATTTTTTTAACGAAGGATGGGACTGTCCAACTTGGGGACTTTGGAATAGCAAGGGTTCTAAATAG CACTGTAGAGCTGGCAAGGACTTGTATAGGAACACCATATTACCTATCACCAGAGATTTGCGAAAATAAACCATACAACAACAAAAG TGATATTTGGGCCCTAGGATGTGTCCTGTATGAAATGTGCACTCTTAAGCATGCA TTTGAGGCTGGCAACATGAAGAACCTAGTCCTGAAGATCATTCGCGGCTCATACCCTGCTGTGTCTTTTCACTACTCCCAAGAACTCCGCTCTCTCTTGGCACAGCTGTTTAAACGCAACCCCAGAGAAAGGCCATCAGTCAGCACTGTCCTCGACAAACCTTACTTGTCCTGTAGGATAGAGAAGTTCCTCACACCACAG CTCATTGCTCAGGAATTCCGCCACACTCCCCTCCTCAAGCAGCCTAAAGTGGGCGTGTTGCAGGGAGCACCGG CCAAGCGTTCCGCCGCTGGGTCCATACCACTCACTCCAGCCCAGAAGATCACCAAACCAGCCGCCAAATACGGAGTGCCTTTAACTGCGAAGAAGTTTTCAGATGGAGCCAAAAAGCCAGCAGAGAGGAAACCAGCTGTTAAACATAAACCG GCCCCTCTCCCAGCACCCTCCCAAAGAAGAGAGGAcaaggaagagaggaaaaaacaagaG GAAGGGATcagaaagaagaagatggagcTGATTGAGAAAGAAAGGAACCAGAGAGAGCAG ATGTTCCTGTTTAAAGCAGAGCAAATGAAGAGATATGAAAAGGAAAAG TGTTTTGTAGGTGGTCGAAACAGGGCTGCAGGTGTTGGCGCCCCTGTCCCAGGCTCTGTGCCGAGCAAAAGTCCTTATGAAGCCTACCACGCTGCTCTGGATCACATGTCTAAACCTAGGCCTAAAGACATTGGTAGGGAGGCATCCTCTGCAACACCGGGCAGTCCCATTCG AAGTgtacctgctgcagctggaccAGTGCTGCCCAGCAGCCCTGCCCATCTCTTAAACCACGATGCAATCAAGAGAGAACTTCAGAGACTGCAGTTCATTTCTGTACAAGCTCGTTTCAGTAG GCAGCGTGGTCAGGTGGCTCCTGGCCGTGCTAATCAGGTTGAGGAGTTTTTACAGCGTAAGAGAGAAGCTATGCTCAACAAAGTCCGTGCTGAAGGACAACTG GGAACCCGGCAAAACCTGGCTGCACTCTATGGAAGCCGGGCTGGTTCAGCTCAGTGCAGGAGACCCAGAGCCAACAAAGAAGAGGAG GAGTACTTGAAGAAACTGAGGCAGATCCGCTTGCTGAATTTCAATGAGCGTCAGCAGATCAAAGCTCGACTCAGAGGAGAGAAG taTGACAGTGATGGTTCAGACAGCCAGGAATCCAGTGAGGAGGCAGAGCTCAGGAGAAGGAAGATAGAGGCTTTAAAG GCCCAAGCAAATGCCCGTGCTGCTGTTCTGAAGGAGCaactggagaagaagaggaaggaggcatatgagagagagaagagagcttGGCAGGACCAT CTTGTTGTTCGGGGGATGAAGGTTGGCATGGCAGCAGGGAACGctgcggcggcagcagcagtagcagtcTCAACTACCTCGGACAGTCCTCTTCCACAGCCCAATCTGTCTCCACCAGAAGAAGTTACCAACACTCCGGCCCTGCCTCCATCCAAAACCTCCACCCCAGTCATATCCATGACTGCTGCCCTGAAGAATGTTGGAGCA atAACTCCACTAAAAGCAATCTTGCCTGTGCTGGAGACTGCGACAGTCATCCAG ACTGAGAAAAAGCAGATACTGCACCGACTTAACCAGAACCTAAAAGCCCAATGTCCAGGGGAGGAGGGAAAGGAGGCGGTTCCATCCCCTGCAGAGCCAAGTGCTGTTCCCCAGGAGAACCCGTCTGACTCAAAGAGTCGTCCCTGTTCCAACGGAGACCGAAAGAAGTGGGATGCAGCTGAACTGCCTATACTTCCTGTGGCTCAGCAAACCTTAGAGCAAACCTGTGCCACAATGATTA AAACCTCAGTGTCTCCAGACGAAAGGCCGTCCTCTGGTGGAGATAGGAAGAAGTGGGAGGCAGGACTTCCACTTGTCCTCTCTGTAGCCCAACAAACTCTAGAGAAGACCTGCATCACGACCATTG aGCAAACTTCAGGTGAAGTTATAAAGATGGATTTGCTTCAGGAGGAAGCTCAGAGGAAGATGTGGAGAGTGAGTCCAGACTCTCAGGTGCTTCGACTCCTTCAGGAGGCCGAGCCTCAGCCTCTCACCCAGCAGCTGGAGAATGTCTACGTCTGTGAAAAAGAGATTCTCTGCCTCG ATAAGTCTAACCAGGCTGCAGTACCTGAGATGGAGAGGACACCTAAAGAAGTGTTGACCTCTGAGCCAACACCATCTGCTGTGCTTCTAAGCCCTGCATTTGAAAAGGAGAGTTCTGCTCCAACAGAGTCGTCACATCAGGAAACGTCTGTGGCCGGTACAATCGAAACAGTGACACTGCCGCCAGACCTCACTGAGGCTCACG ATCTAGCAGACGTGGAGTCAGTTGTTCTCGAGGACACACCGAAACAGGCCTTACGTCGTCCAGCTGGTGTGCAGCAGGCATGGGAACAGGATGCCCAGCAGCAAAT GCCATCAGAGGGCAGTAAAAGACCAACAGGCACCAAGGAGGTTGAGAGGAGTGTGGAGAAACCCACAGAATCTTCAA GTTTACCACAGTGCGAGGAGCCTCTGTTTACGAAGTTGTGCTCCCCGGCCCACCGACGCACTGCGGCCCTCTCAGTGCTCTCAGCCCAGTCCTCTATGGATGAATCATCGTCCTCTCTGGCCTCACGCTCACGCTCCGTCTCACCTCTGCGCAACAAACACCACAACTCCCTCCTCATTGGACTCTCTACGGGCATGTTTGATGCCAACAATCCCAAG ATGCTGCGGACCTGCTCTCTACCAGATCTCAGTCGTCTCTTCAGTGCTCAGCAGGACTCTGCAGTGGCTGGTAATGCTAATGTTGCCCCAGACAACAACCTGGAAATCGAGGACCTGGATGAGGCGGCTAAAGATGATGACCAGTCAGAGACTGAGGA TGCATATGAGGACGAAGACCTGCAGGACATcagggcctccatggagagactgctgcaagaagacgaagacgaagacttAATGAGTGGCCCTCCAGAGGTTGGAGCAGGAGACTTTAATGGAAACCCTTCAGAGAGCCAAGACAAGGAGTTTTTTAACAGGATAGCAGCTGAGATAGATCAGGACAACAATCAGATGGCTGTAGATAATGACGACGAagaagatgatgacgatgaagaggaagaagaaggcgaagaggaggaggaggaggatgatgaggacgatgatgatgacgaaTGCTCCAATGGCAGTCCGGGTGATGTGGAGGCAGGGGAGTTGCTCACCAATGGCGTGGGAGATGAGAACCACAGTAATAACAGCCAGCTCAATGAGGAGTGGCAATCAG ATGGCAGTGGAGAGGAGCAGGGCGGAGACGCTGAGCTTCATGACAGCATCTTCAGTCGACTGGAGGAGCTTCGCTTCAACCTGGAGCAGCAGATGGGCTTTGAGAAGTTCATCGAGGCCTATAATAAGATTAAG GCTATACATGAAGATGAAGACGAGAACATTGACCTGGGCTCCAGTTTGGTCTTAAGCATTTTGGGAACTGAGCACCAGCATCTGTATCCCAACATCCTGCATCTAGTGATGGCAGATGGCGCATACCAAGAAG ATAATGATGACTAA
- the nek1 gene encoding serine/threonine-protein kinase Nek1 isoform X1, whose product MDKYEKLKKIGEGSFGKALLVRSKEDGHQYVIKEIGISGMPNRERQESRKEVAVLAKMSHPNIVQYKDSFEEAGCLFIVMDYCEGGDLFKKINSQKGVLFSEDQIMDWFVQICLALKHVHDRKILHRDIKSQNIFLTKDGTVQLGDFGIARVLNSTVELARTCIGTPYYLSPEICENKPYNNKSDIWALGCVLYEMCTLKHAFEAGNMKNLVLKIIRGSYPAVSFHYSQELRSLLAQLFKRNPRERPSVSTVLDKPYLSCRIEKFLTPQLIAQEFRHTPLLKQPKVGVLQGAPAKRSAAGSIPLTPAQKITKPAAKYGVPLTAKKFSDGAKKPAERKPAVKHKPAPLPAPSQRREDKEERKKQEEGIRKKKMELIEKERNQREQMFLFKAEQMKRYEKEKINRINQAREQGWKHVLSSSGGSSPERKCFVGGRNRAAGVGAPVPGSVPSKSPYEAYHAALDHMSKPRPKDIGREASSATPGSPIRSVPAAAGPVLPSSPAHLLNHDAIKRELQRLQFISVQARFSRQRGQVAPGRANQVEEFLQRKREAMLNKVRAEGQLGTRQNLAALYGSRAGSAQCRRPRANKEEEEYLKKLRQIRLLNFNERQQIKARLRGEKYDSDGSDSQESSEEAELRRRKIEALKAQANARAAVLKEQLEKKRKEAYEREKRAWQDHLVVRGMKVGMAAGNAAAAAAVAVSTTSDSPLPQPNLSPPEEVTNTPALPPSKTSTPVISMTAALKNVGAITPLKAILPVLETATVIQTEKKQILHRLNQNLKAQCPGEEGKEAVPSPAEPSAVPQENPSDSKSRPCSNGDRKKWDAAELPILPVAQQTLEQTCATMIKTSVSPDERPSSGGDRKKWEAGLPLVLSVAQQTLEKTCITTIEQTSGEVIKMDLLQEEAQRKMWRVSPDSQVLRLLQEAEPQPLTQQLENVYVCEKEILCLDKSNQAAVPEMERTPKEVLTSEPTPSAVLLSPAFEKESSAPTESSHQETSVAGTIETVTLPPDLTEAHDLADVESVVLEDTPKQALRRPAGVQQAWEQDAQQQMPSEGSKRPTGTKEVERSVEKPTESSSLPQCEEPLFTKLCSPAHRRTAALSVLSAQSSMDESSSSLASRSRSVSPLRNKHHNSLLIGLSTGMFDANNPKMLRTCSLPDLSRLFSAQQDSAVAGNANVAPDNNLEIEDLDEAAKDDDQSETEDAYEDEDLQDIRASMERLLQEDEDEDLMSGPPEVGAGDFNGNPSESQDKEFFNRIAAEIDQDNNQMAVDNDDEEDDDDEEEEEGEEEEEEDDEDDDDDECSNGSPGDVEAGELLTNGVGDENHSNNSQLNEEWQSDGSGEEQGGDAELHDSIFSRLEELRFNLEQQMGFEKFIEAYNKIKAIHEDEDENIDLGSSLVLSILGTEHQHLYPNILHLVMADGAYQEDNDD is encoded by the exons ATGGACAAGTACGAAAAGCTGAAGAAAATCGGGGAAGGCTCATTTGGAAAAGCCCTCCTTGTCAGATCAAAAGAGGATGGACACCAGTATGTCATCAAGGAGATTGGCATATCTGGA ATGCCAaacagagagaggcaggaatCTCGAAAGGAAGTCGCCGTTCTTGCCAAAATGAGTCACCCCAACATTGTCCAGTATAAGGATTCTTTTGAAG AAGCGGGTTGTCTGTTTATTGTGATGGACTACTGTGAGGGCGGAGACCTCTTCAAGAAGATCAACTCTCAGAAAGGAGTACTGTTCTCTGAAGATCAA ATCATGGATTGGTTTGTGCAGATTTGCCTGGCACTGAAGCATGTTCATGATCGTAAAATACTGCACAGGGACATCAAATCACAG AATATTTTTTTAACGAAGGATGGGACTGTCCAACTTGGGGACTTTGGAATAGCAAGGGTTCTAAATAG CACTGTAGAGCTGGCAAGGACTTGTATAGGAACACCATATTACCTATCACCAGAGATTTGCGAAAATAAACCATACAACAACAAAAG TGATATTTGGGCCCTAGGATGTGTCCTGTATGAAATGTGCACTCTTAAGCATGCA TTTGAGGCTGGCAACATGAAGAACCTAGTCCTGAAGATCATTCGCGGCTCATACCCTGCTGTGTCTTTTCACTACTCCCAAGAACTCCGCTCTCTCTTGGCACAGCTGTTTAAACGCAACCCCAGAGAAAGGCCATCAGTCAGCACTGTCCTCGACAAACCTTACTTGTCCTGTAGGATAGAGAAGTTCCTCACACCACAG CTCATTGCTCAGGAATTCCGCCACACTCCCCTCCTCAAGCAGCCTAAAGTGGGCGTGTTGCAGGGAGCACCGG CCAAGCGTTCCGCCGCTGGGTCCATACCACTCACTCCAGCCCAGAAGATCACCAAACCAGCCGCCAAATACGGAGTGCCTTTAACTGCGAAGAAGTTTTCAGATGGAGCCAAAAAGCCAGCAGAGAGGAAACCAGCTGTTAAACATAAACCG GCCCCTCTCCCAGCACCCTCCCAAAGAAGAGAGGAcaaggaagagaggaaaaaacaagaG GAAGGGATcagaaagaagaagatggagcTGATTGAGAAAGAAAGGAACCAGAGAGAGCAG ATGTTCCTGTTTAAAGCAGAGCAAATGAAGAGATATGAAAAGGAAAAG ATCAATCGTATAAACCAAGCCAGAGAACAGGGCTGGAAGCACGTTCTGAGTTCTAGTGGAGGTAGCAGCCCAGAGAGGAAG TGTTTTGTAGGTGGTCGAAACAGGGCTGCAGGTGTTGGCGCCCCTGTCCCAGGCTCTGTGCCGAGCAAAAGTCCTTATGAAGCCTACCACGCTGCTCTGGATCACATGTCTAAACCTAGGCCTAAAGACATTGGTAGGGAGGCATCCTCTGCAACACCGGGCAGTCCCATTCG AAGTgtacctgctgcagctggaccAGTGCTGCCCAGCAGCCCTGCCCATCTCTTAAACCACGATGCAATCAAGAGAGAACTTCAGAGACTGCAGTTCATTTCTGTACAAGCTCGTTTCAGTAG GCAGCGTGGTCAGGTGGCTCCTGGCCGTGCTAATCAGGTTGAGGAGTTTTTACAGCGTAAGAGAGAAGCTATGCTCAACAAAGTCCGTGCTGAAGGACAACTG GGAACCCGGCAAAACCTGGCTGCACTCTATGGAAGCCGGGCTGGTTCAGCTCAGTGCAGGAGACCCAGAGCCAACAAAGAAGAGGAG GAGTACTTGAAGAAACTGAGGCAGATCCGCTTGCTGAATTTCAATGAGCGTCAGCAGATCAAAGCTCGACTCAGAGGAGAGAAG taTGACAGTGATGGTTCAGACAGCCAGGAATCCAGTGAGGAGGCAGAGCTCAGGAGAAGGAAGATAGAGGCTTTAAAG GCCCAAGCAAATGCCCGTGCTGCTGTTCTGAAGGAGCaactggagaagaagaggaaggaggcatatgagagagagaagagagcttGGCAGGACCAT CTTGTTGTTCGGGGGATGAAGGTTGGCATGGCAGCAGGGAACGctgcggcggcagcagcagtagcagtcTCAACTACCTCGGACAGTCCTCTTCCACAGCCCAATCTGTCTCCACCAGAAGAAGTTACCAACACTCCGGCCCTGCCTCCATCCAAAACCTCCACCCCAGTCATATCCATGACTGCTGCCCTGAAGAATGTTGGAGCA atAACTCCACTAAAAGCAATCTTGCCTGTGCTGGAGACTGCGACAGTCATCCAG ACTGAGAAAAAGCAGATACTGCACCGACTTAACCAGAACCTAAAAGCCCAATGTCCAGGGGAGGAGGGAAAGGAGGCGGTTCCATCCCCTGCAGAGCCAAGTGCTGTTCCCCAGGAGAACCCGTCTGACTCAAAGAGTCGTCCCTGTTCCAACGGAGACCGAAAGAAGTGGGATGCAGCTGAACTGCCTATACTTCCTGTGGCTCAGCAAACCTTAGAGCAAACCTGTGCCACAATGATTA AAACCTCAGTGTCTCCAGACGAAAGGCCGTCCTCTGGTGGAGATAGGAAGAAGTGGGAGGCAGGACTTCCACTTGTCCTCTCTGTAGCCCAACAAACTCTAGAGAAGACCTGCATCACGACCATTG aGCAAACTTCAGGTGAAGTTATAAAGATGGATTTGCTTCAGGAGGAAGCTCAGAGGAAGATGTGGAGAGTGAGTCCAGACTCTCAGGTGCTTCGACTCCTTCAGGAGGCCGAGCCTCAGCCTCTCACCCAGCAGCTGGAGAATGTCTACGTCTGTGAAAAAGAGATTCTCTGCCTCG ATAAGTCTAACCAGGCTGCAGTACCTGAGATGGAGAGGACACCTAAAGAAGTGTTGACCTCTGAGCCAACACCATCTGCTGTGCTTCTAAGCCCTGCATTTGAAAAGGAGAGTTCTGCTCCAACAGAGTCGTCACATCAGGAAACGTCTGTGGCCGGTACAATCGAAACAGTGACACTGCCGCCAGACCTCACTGAGGCTCACG ATCTAGCAGACGTGGAGTCAGTTGTTCTCGAGGACACACCGAAACAGGCCTTACGTCGTCCAGCTGGTGTGCAGCAGGCATGGGAACAGGATGCCCAGCAGCAAAT GCCATCAGAGGGCAGTAAAAGACCAACAGGCACCAAGGAGGTTGAGAGGAGTGTGGAGAAACCCACAGAATCTTCAA GTTTACCACAGTGCGAGGAGCCTCTGTTTACGAAGTTGTGCTCCCCGGCCCACCGACGCACTGCGGCCCTCTCAGTGCTCTCAGCCCAGTCCTCTATGGATGAATCATCGTCCTCTCTGGCCTCACGCTCACGCTCCGTCTCACCTCTGCGCAACAAACACCACAACTCCCTCCTCATTGGACTCTCTACGGGCATGTTTGATGCCAACAATCCCAAG ATGCTGCGGACCTGCTCTCTACCAGATCTCAGTCGTCTCTTCAGTGCTCAGCAGGACTCTGCAGTGGCTGGTAATGCTAATGTTGCCCCAGACAACAACCTGGAAATCGAGGACCTGGATGAGGCGGCTAAAGATGATGACCAGTCAGAGACTGAGGA TGCATATGAGGACGAAGACCTGCAGGACATcagggcctccatggagagactgctgcaagaagacgaagacgaagacttAATGAGTGGCCCTCCAGAGGTTGGAGCAGGAGACTTTAATGGAAACCCTTCAGAGAGCCAAGACAAGGAGTTTTTTAACAGGATAGCAGCTGAGATAGATCAGGACAACAATCAGATGGCTGTAGATAATGACGACGAagaagatgatgacgatgaagaggaagaagaaggcgaagaggaggaggaggaggatgatgaggacgatgatgatgacgaaTGCTCCAATGGCAGTCCGGGTGATGTGGAGGCAGGGGAGTTGCTCACCAATGGCGTGGGAGATGAGAACCACAGTAATAACAGCCAGCTCAATGAGGAGTGGCAATCAG ATGGCAGTGGAGAGGAGCAGGGCGGAGACGCTGAGCTTCATGACAGCATCTTCAGTCGACTGGAGGAGCTTCGCTTCAACCTGGAGCAGCAGATGGGCTTTGAGAAGTTCATCGAGGCCTATAATAAGATTAAG GCTATACATGAAGATGAAGACGAGAACATTGACCTGGGCTCCAGTTTGGTCTTAAGCATTTTGGGAACTGAGCACCAGCATCTGTATCCCAACATCCTGCATCTAGTGATGGCAGATGGCGCATACCAAGAAG ATAATGATGACTAA